From the Hordeum vulgare subsp. vulgare chromosome 1H, MorexV3_pseudomolecules_assembly, whole genome shotgun sequence genome, the window taccggtaaccgcccccaagggttgccacgtgtacgggttcggtgaccgcccccaaggtttgccatttgtacgggttcggtgaccgccctcaagggtcccttagtggagtcacggcatcttgcattgtgcgagggcgtgaggagattacggtggccttagtggcatcttggggaacattgtgcctccacaccgcttcaacagagattagcatcgcaagggtgtgaacttcgggatacatcatcgtctccgcatacctcggttatctcttgcccgaaccctttacttatgcactttactttgtgatagccatattgtctcttgtcatatatcttgctatcacttagttgtttatcttgcttagcataagttgttggtgcacataagtgagcctagttgtttgaggttttgtacttgacatattaaacgttagttttatttcgcatttgttcaagcctaaaccttaattattttaaagcgtctattcaccccccccccctctagacgacatccacgtcctttcacctatAATACCATATGAGGCTGATACACCAAAATATAATCCCCTGCCACCCGGCGACAGAAAAGAGGTGAATCCACAAGCTAATTGGTGTTGCTTGGAGGGGAGTTGTAACCTTAGGCGCCGTTTCTTTTTTGAATGGGGGAAACATTTGTTTGAATCACACGAATATTATATACATTTTACATACATTTTTTACGTAGAAAGCAGGGACATTCTTAACTTCTAAACAATTTTAGAAAtgtacaaacattttttaaacttcACAAATTCTAGTTGCGGTATAGTGGGCCAGTCTAAATTCTGGTCCGTGAGAGTAGCAAGTTATCCCAGTTGGAATCATAATATTCCAAGTGTGCTCAACAATCATAATATTCCAAGTGTGCTAAACAGGTTTAGGGTCTAAAATAGACCGAGATTACAAGTTTAAAGTGCCAATTTCAGGGattcaaagttcatgatttgaTTTAGCCTTCGTCTATAATTTAAAGGTTTGTTTTGAACTTTTTCCTCTGCGTAATTTCACTTTGCATGCGCGCAAGCTATGCTTCCCCTTGAAGCGTTCTATATTGGCTACCGCCTATTCATAGGTGCAGCAAAATGAAAATAGCAAACATATCTAGCGGACGTGACAAGTTCGGTCTATGGCACGACCAACTCTACACCACAACATCAGCTATGAAATTTTTTGGCATGGAGATGATGTGTGCCTCTCATGCCCTACGGTGTTGTCGTGCGCCGCACACACAAAATCGGCATTTCCTCCCTCTTGTGGGTGGAAAGCCTTTTTCTATGTAGTATAACGTCTGGTTTACAGTTTACATCACAACATTATGTTACTGTAGCTAACAGCAAACGGCCTCAGGTGAAAATTTTGGGCAGCACCGATCACTCATGCGCATCAATCAGCAAAGTAATGGGCCTTCACCTAAGGAAGCCTTTCGGAGCTTCCCGGGTTGATGATCAGGAGACGAGGTGTGACTCTACAATCTGTTCTCTCGCAGTCAACTTGTCAGGATGCCTGCCATTCGCCTCGGACTTGAAAATTTTCGTCCGGTACAGCAAAGCGACAAGTAGATCAAACCTTCGGTGTTCCTATTTGTTATTTCTTCCGGTCAACTGTTAGCAGCATTTGGCGCAGAACCCTGCGGCGGCGAGCTCGTGGCTGCTGCCTTCTGCGGTTTGCTTCTTGAGAAGGTTTTTGCGTACAGGGCTCCAAATACAATTGCCTGGCAGCACGGAGTATCCTTTTTTATTGTAATGAAGAGGGGAAATGTTGTGAGATGAGTGATTAGAGAGAGAAGGAGATGACTTACAGCGCCAACCCACTGCATCCAGCTAAGGGGATGCACAAACCAGACGCAGGACAGTAGTATGCTCACCAACTGCGGAAACACGTGTTGAATTGCGGTTAGGGAATGGTTAAATGATTTTAacgcaaatactccctccgtcccacaatataagaCGTAGCTTGCATAGACAtcttatattgtgggacggagggagtatgtgataCTGGTGAGAACTGTATCCACCTGTCTGGTTGTCATGATGGTAGCGAATGTGAGAGCCCCGAATGTACGAATAGTGTAGGATATGAAGAATTGGCTAGCTGTTGCAACCTGGGAAGAACATGGAGTTTAAATCCCATGGCTAAAAGATATCTTGGATCCATCATTTACACAATTATGTTCTAGGGGAGTAAATTTGAAACAGCTAAAGTGCTACTTGTCCTAGATTTTATGCCGTATTAAACATAAAATCTCACAGTATTTATCCTCTGTTTATTTTCATCTCCTAAAGTGATGTCTCTGCATATACTGGTATCCATCAAATTCATGTTGATGTACTTTATTATTCTATATATAGCGGTTTATTTCAGTACAAAGGGAACAAGCGTATTGCATTGATTAAAGAATTAAAAGGTACTGTAAGTCTTACAGTGGATAAGATTAGGACGTCATAGAAGCAATCTGGATGACGAACCATAAAGTCCACAGCTGGAAGAAGATGATTCTGGAGAATAAGCCCTGTAAAGGGAAAAATAACAAAGAAATAAATTATTCATTGCAACTGTTAATAGTATACTGTACAGTGTAGGTGTAACAGACTAAGTGCAACAGATTAACACGCAAAACTTCGAGTAATAGAAACTTCGGTAGCAACAGATTTGGTGCCAATATAAACTTGAAGTTTATATTTCAAGGAAATGCAAGACATAATCAGAAGATGAGACAAGTAACCATTGAGTTAGCAATTACCACTCAAGCTAATAACACAAGAGCACATTGTCGTGTAGAATATTTGGTTGTGAATTTCCATCTCATAACCTTTGAAGAGTTTGTCTTGGAAGGTGCTTGTGAAACCATCAAATCTAGAAATCCAAGAGAAGGAGGATCATGTTAGATAGCAACCAGGGTGCGAAAGCGGACCAAAGAAAGTAAGCAATAAACCTTGTAAGCGAATAGTGCGCCACTGCACCCACACTCACAGCCTACAGTAGTGGTCAGTGGGAAATTGTAAATTTAAGTTGATATTGCCTGCTTTCATGTTTTAGAAATTTACTACTACTAGATTGCATCCAATGTACAGCTGCAACAAACTCAAATTATAATACCACCATCTCCTCAGCAGTTTAGATACTCAATGAGTTATAGCTAGACATGCATTTTGTACACATAGTTCTAGTTAACGCTACTTAATACAATAAAAAAAATCGTAGAAACTAAAAGAAACTTACATGTCAAATAGAGCTGTGAATCGACAAATTTCACAAAACTGAGCTACCATTACATTATGTCATGAACTCGGATATTATTGCTTATTCTAACCAGAAAATTAagtagaagatgagaagaagtcaTACCCAAGATAACCAAGCATGAGTGAAACACCCCAAACAGTACTTTCTCTGCCTTTATTAAGTGGACTAACATCCATTGATGCCTGCATCCATGAGACCAGAAAAGAAAAGGATATCACTTTCAGACACCATTCCGAAATACAAAGGTTATCACAAGTGCATTGGCTAATTACCAAATGAAGTAAATTGGTTTCTTAGGGTATGTTCAGATTGTGGCCATAGATCTTTGTTTGGAATCATGGCCAATTTTTTGGCATGCCAATGCTTCTTTATCCACCCTAGTTCagttttcttgacaaagttggccAAATCACTGGCTAGCAAAACCTAGATCAGAAATATTTGGCAAGACAAACTAAGGCTAAAACCAAACACGCAGATATTATCAGCTTCCAAAATCCCGTAACCGAACACGTTGCCTAAGATAGTGTCGTGAACTGTTTCGGCCACTGGACCTGGTTGTATGAGCATGCTACGGATTTCTTTGTTACATGGTCTAGGAAGTATTTTCCATTGTTGCAGCCAAAGCCCCCATGGCCTCATATAGTAGACAACTCTAGTATTGAGATCACAGGaactgaaggagtatcaacccatgtTGTTCAGTTTTATTGCAAGGAAGTAAGGTTGTGGTTTGGGGGCTCATCAATCAGTTTTTTTGTGAGAAAGAATCGGTACTGATATTACACTTAGGCTGGACTTGCTCTTCAGCATTGAATTTTCTTTAAAAAGGCAGCAGCAATTACGGTGCACTAACATGAGACATGGTACAACCAGCAAGCATCATAGCTAGCAATGGACATTACTTGGATGATTCAATAGCAGTGAGGCCGTGTGTTGATTAGTCTCATGCCTACACTAATGAGAAGAATACAAACTTtgccatcttcttgaagatggcaGTGCTCTGAGTAGGGCAGCTGGGAGTGAAAGTCATCATTTTCAATAGGGACCTGCTGGACCACTTCGGTTATGAAGACGACAACGCTTTTTCCTATGGCCTGACAAAATTATAGGAAAATCCATGTCCTTCGACCGGCCATGTAAGTCAGACAGATTCACCTTTGTGTGTGCTCTTTAACAGGACTGCAAGTGCCTTGGAATCCGGTTGTTCACAGTCCGGGTTCATCCACTTGAGGACAAGCCGGATATTAAGGAGGGAAGAATGCATAGACAGATAGACCGCTTGGGCCACTAGACCTGGCTGTATGGGCTCCAGTGGCAAGGGGGCTTGAAGCCCATGGTGCTGGAGCAGATGTACGTAGGCAGCTCTACTTAAGCTGGTGGAGGGCAAGAGATAAGGCATCAATCGGGATATAGTGAACCAGAAAAACCCTAGCAAGGGTCTGAGTCCTTCCTCCCTGGACCTCTTCTTCATTGTATCCCCTTCTCTTTCTAGAACCTTTTACCGCTTGTAACCCCTTGTTGTGTGAAACTTCATTCAGTATTGGTTGTACTGAAGTGGGATCGTAGAAGATAGTTCATAGGGGTATATTTAAAGCCAATCTTTATCCTGCTTTGAATTCAATCCTAtagcatatactccctccgttccaaaattcttgtcttagatttgtctagaaatgaatgtatcaaaatagtaaaacatgactagatacattcatatccaaacaaatctaagacaagaattttgggacggagggagtatatcattaCTACCTAATTGGTAATGTGGTGCAGATGGCAGGTGCAGTATTGGTTGTTAATGAAATTTCTATATTCTCCAATCTCAATAACATTTACACCATGTGGTGCTCAACAATACAGAGAAATGAGTTCGGATATTTGGATTACCGGGTATAGGATGAACAATGAGCAGCCCATGGTGACAATGACTGCAAAGAAGTAATCTTTTCCACCATACTTCTTTTTCATAATTATCGTACCCCAAATCTACAAATTAATCAAATTGAAGAATGGTCATAACAAGGCTTGATATCCAGGAAATCAAATTAAAATACATAAATTGTGGAAAAAAAATAAAGCACGTCCAGATATATATAAACTCAAGGCGATCGAGACAATCCTGATTTTCTGTGCATACAATCCTGATTTTCTGTGCTTTAACATCTACCTGAGAGATGAATGAAAGTGGCCAAATAGTAGTATCAGATGAACTGAGAGTCTCGGAATCATCTTGTACAGTAATTTTCACACGCAACATATAAACTATTTTTCCATCTTTGACAGccacttcattcacatatgttcagTTTACCAATAGCACCAAATTAGCCTATGTACAAATTCCTTACATCGATCACTGTTTATTAACTGTGATGTAAAAGAGACATCTATACTCTTCTAGCAGACACTGACAGTGAAGATGCATGAAAATCAAAAGTCACAGTACAAAAGATATTACCATGACAGGAATCATCTTTGCACACTTGGCAAGTGTCTGGACAGGGAAACTCACATACTTGAGGGCCTGAAACAATCACATAATGTGTTATGTACAGAAGCAATAGGAACCAATAACAGCAGATATACAAAAAACTAATGCATAACCTCGTACTGGCAAGTTGTGGTTAGTATGTTTGAGAAGGAGACAACACAGTATTTCTGGATTGGGGCCACTGGATCCGTCGATTTCTTACTGGACTGCATAAATATACACAATTTAAGAGTCAAGCAATTTCAGACAAGTTCAAGTATAAGAACAAGGGATAGATGCAGATCCATACCAGTAACACGAGTGCAGACACCATGGATGTGGTGATGCGGttacagaaaacaagaaaaagtgaGTATCTGAAGAACTCCTTCTCTGCTCCATAGGGAACTCTCATGAGTTTTTCCTGCATAACATTTGAAGCCAGAACCCCTCCATTTAGCGTTTATGTCCATTCACTCGACATAAAATAGAAATGACTTATTTTCAAGCGAGCTAAAGAACAGACAGTTAAAAATGGTGGTGGTACTTGTACATCAAAGGGGTCAGGCATGTGAATACACCATTCATCGAAGTAACTAAGGACGATTAGGTTCATGAAAACCACAGTAACCAGTTTGGCAGCAGTGGAATGTTCAGATGCATCATCCGGTCTTAACAGCGAATAGAATCATAGATACACATGTTCAAATCAAAGAGAATTATCATGGAGAATATTCTTCTTACCTGGATCTGAAAAATGAATCAAAAAGTGCTTAAAGGAGTTAAAGGAAGAATACTCCAAAACGCGCGAGGCAAGGGCAACCTCGCCATTTCGAGCCGTGAATCCCGCCGGAGGGAGGAAGGAACCAGCACGAACAGATCGGTACTAATCCCCCGCCGTTCCCACGCCCGGCGGCACCACTCCCCGGTGCGGAAACCCTGGGCACGAGTGATTCGAACGGAGGAGAGGGTGGGGGGGAAGGGGGCGGCGGACCTGGAGGACGCCGTAGACGAGGAGGGTGCTCATGATGCCGACGACGGCGAGCGCGCACCTGCCCATCAGGCGGCGGCGCTCGTCCTTGTCCCTCCCCGCCGCCACC encodes:
- the LOC123452461 gene encoding UDP-galactose/UDP-glucose transporter 5-like → MADEPALPVAAGRDKDERRRLMGRCALAVVGIMSTLLVYGVLQEKLMRVPYGAEKEFFRYSLFLVFCNRITTSMVSALVLLSSKKSTDPVAPIQKYCVVSFSNILTTTCQYEALKYVSFPVQTLAKCAKMIPVMIWGTIIMKKKYGGKDYFFAVIVTMGCSLFILYPASMDVSPLNKGRESTVWGVSLMLGYLGFDGFTSTFQDKLFKGYEMEIHNQIFYTTMCSCVISLSGLILQNHLLPAVDFMVRHPDCFYDVLILSTVATASQFFISYTIRTFGALTFATIMTTRQLVSILLSCVWFVHPLSWMQWVGAAIVFGALYAKTFSRSKPQKAAATSSPPQGSAPNAANS